Below is a genomic region from Agelaius phoeniceus isolate bAgePho1 chromosome 11, bAgePho1.hap1, whole genome shotgun sequence.
TAGCTCCTTTAGGCGACTCCAGCTCACAATGGGGCAATGTAAGATAAGGAAATCTCTTCTATTCCCCACCAATGTcctggaaggagcagagaaatGAGGTGTTCTGGGCTGCTCGCTGCATTGCTGAGGTTTGTTGTCTTCTGGTCACCAGGCTTTGTAAGACACCTGGAAAAAGGTTGTTAGTGGTTCTGCTTCTggctttctggtttttttttttttgaaagcatgAGTTTTCCAGAAGGGGGATAAGGAAAGGATATacacatgatttttttcccccattgaATGTTTGTGCACCAGGACTACTCTGATTAATAAACAAGCAGCTTCAATGGTTTAAGAAAGGCTTAATATTCCAGCATCTTACCCAGGATCCTTGTTTGGGATTCCGCAGGCATTTCTGCACTGAGatcagtggggtttttgggagaaATTTTAGTGCTTATACATAGCAAACACTGACTTTGGTGTTAGTCTATAAATGTCTAATGTGAGCAAGCAATTCTGTATTTTCCTCTGTGCTCAATACCTGTGTTCTGCACCCTCAGGCAGCTGAATTTACATGCTTTTGTTGTCATATGTGTAATGTGCAACAtgcatttcctttttattaatCAAACCTGCCATCAGAAAAGAGATAGAAGGAATTTGAAAGCACAACCAGGATGGATACTGTCATCTGTAATCTTTTGTGCACAGGTGGAGATGCCTGTTTGCACTGGAATAGGTGGGAATATTCTGTTTCTTGCAAAAGTCTTACAAATGAAAATCAAGCAAAGGAGTTACTGGCTATCTATGGGGTAATTCTCCTCTGGAAGTGTGCAGTCAATTCCCATTTAGGCTAATTACACTTGAGAAGCCCTTTCCTATAACTAATGAACAATAGGCATAACATGTTGTTACATAACCATGGGCCAGCACATTAATACACTGTCGAATTGCAGTACCCTGTGAAAATGCTTCCTCAACGAAATTCACTGGAGATTTTCAGTGACATTTGCTGTAATTACCAGTAGTATGGTTTCtaattcatttaatttttttttctacctaTACTGGGCATATAAGAGTGTTTTAAGAGattgaataaataaatttttaattataaaatgaTGCTGTATcataaattattaataataaccAACAATGTGTAATACATGTTTAGGTATGAATCCATTAGGAAGATGAACTAATATATATATCAGTCCTAAAATAATGTCCTAATTTGTTCTGTGTTTATGAATGGCGAAATCAGTGTTTAAAGCAATTAAAGGTTTATAAAAGCTTGGATTGACAGTGGGTAAAGCAGCGAGCACACTTGGCACTTAGGAATTCTGTTGTCATCTATGGCAGAGAAGACCCCTTTTTGTCCTTTATTGGTTTCAGCAGTTTGTGATATCATGCCAACACAGAGACCTCCAGGGAGGGAGCAACAAGATGCACATAGTCCTCATTGACAAAACCTCTGGTTATGATtaatattcaggaaaaaaaaaaatctcctttgtAATCTGTCAGGTAGTTTTGAGGAACTTtgtcaatttttttcctatcagCGATAGCAGACTTCTGAGATCTCCATGgccagctccaggcactccCCGGTCTCGTGGCAGGACTCAAAGAGGCTGCAATCAATGTCACAGTCACAGTTGCAGTCGTTGCTGCCGTGGTCTTCGTCGGAGGTCTGGTAATATCTATTGGATGGACAACAGGTATCTGTCAGCCAATGTTCACAGGTATCAGGCAGCATTATAAGAAAGTCCCAAAACTGGCAGAACAAGCAGGCCAGGATAAGTGTGGCGCATTCATctaagagaaaggaaaagcagggagATGTAAGAACAAGTGTGAGATGGGATTGCCCGGGTTTAGGCCAGAAGTGAGGGGGTGGGCTAAAAACACATTGATGATAACTACTTCCATAGAGACAAGTGAAAagtttattttctattttaattgcTCTGGAAAAACAACAGCTGTATGAAAAGAATTTGAATGGAAATATTCTGTGGCAGTGAAATGCAGAAGAACAAGCTCTTTAAACCAAATTTTATCTTCTCATGCCCAGACAGCAAGGAGGCTGAAGAGgcacaagaagctgggaggggacacagccaggacagctgaccccagctggcTAGAAGGATAGTCCAGACCATATAGCATCAATATAAATTAGGCAGAAAACAAGCAGGGGTTTCTGCTCAGATAACCAACTAGGCATCAGTTGGTGAGTGGTGAGCAATTGCAATGTAAATACCTTGTTTTGTATATtccaatttttatttatatataatatatattttttttttcttcctcccacaATGTAAAACCACTACATTGTCCCATTACACTGTATTTATGTAATCTCAtgagttttcttccttttaccCTTCTGTTACCCCTATTCTGTAGTGGGGCAGTGAGTGAGGTGTTCTGTGGGGCTGAGGAAACCATGACACCAGCACAGGTGACACTggagtttattttcattttcacaagAGTTTGCACTAAAAATGTTTAAAGACTGCCaaggacagggagggagagcaggcCTGGAGAAGAGCATTGAGAGAGGGCAGTGTGGCTCAGCTCAGGGTCCTCCCAACTCCCCACCAAACAGGGTTCTCACCTTTTTGTTCACAAATGTCAGTTTTTCAAAGGAGACAAAAGTTTGGAAAATAGATTATGTAGGATGCGTGTCTGGAGCCAGTGAATATTCTTGAAAACTTGGTCACCATGACTAAAGCTCTGTGCTATGTTTGTGCCCTCCCAAAATCAACTAATTAACTCCAGCCTCCAGCATCTGGGGAGGCTGCTTGGGTGCAGCAGGTGTGAGATTCCAACTGTGTGAATCCACTTGGAGCACAGACCCAGacctttccttttttgtttttttttgttccttcttgtttttggaaaggaaaaatgccTTCAACAATATGAATGTCTTTTCATTGCTTCTTTCAGGAAAGCATATGGTTATAACCACATTTCTTGCCCTAGGATGACTAACTGTGAACTCATTCAACTGCATTGGTTCTGTTGTGGCATTTTCTAGCTCACGTAACATGAAGTTCACTGCCAGGAAGTTTCCAGAATTATGctattttttttagaaagctTTCTTgatgaaaaaacaaaattaaaaaaaaaaatcattccagCTTCTTTATTAAAAAGACAAGGTAGCAAGAACAAATAGCATATGACTGAACTTCTTTCTAAATGGCATATCATCACCAATGTTATCAATTTTAATACTTATTTAAATATGTCAAGATCTATTTAGGTTCAGACAAGCACAACTAACTTCTAAGTCAGTTCTGTCAAATAAGAATGACTAGATTTTGGTAATACTCAGTAAGTTCATGCTTATATTTTTTCCTAGCTAAATGAACtgaaataattataaaattGAAACAGTTAATAAGGTGACACCACTGTATTTAATTGTATGAAATTTACACTGTAGAAAATGTAATCATTTTATCCAGTAGTTCTTGCTGTAATTAAGACTATTCTTTTTAGATCTCTTATGTTTATGAAATTTCTTTCCTATACATAGATGTGAGAGACAGAATTCAAAGTTATGTCTCAATTAAGGATTTGgcgatttttttctccctctccaaaGATCCATTTTTTAATaacagtttttttcccctgaatatGTTAACCATAATGGTGCTTATGTAATCTGGAGAGAATAGATATGATTCTTAGGGCTTCATCCAGGAAAGAGAGCACACAAAAAGCACAAGATTTTAATAATAAAGTAATGTTTCAGCACAGACTCTGTGATGTGCAGTAAAGATGCTTTTAAATTCCCATCAGAGCACACACCATGAACTGTGATAATGGATGTAACACATTTCAAAAAATCTGCATGTGTGAGGCTTTTTGGTCCTGTTTTAAGTGGGGTAATGTATATAAATAATAGATATTAGCAATTAGACATCCATTCCTATGCATTCATttatatatttgaaaataaattagcCACAAACTGCATAAAAGAAGATGCAATCTCttgttttcccctctgttttccctgctgtttgcCAAACGGCTTTACTGCGTTTATCTCAGTGAGAACAGTGACCTCAGCTCTCCTTCTCTACATTACTAGATTAATTAGCACAAAAGAagaatttataataatttttctaGCATGCCTCATCTCTAAGTTTTCCTGCTCTTGTTTGGTGGCATCTGCTCACACAGATGATGCTCTGAACAACCCTGGTCCAAAGATTGCTGAAGCCTTTCTGGTCATCCTTGGTGAGACCTATGAGTGTTGTATTTGCTCTTGTCTGAGCCCTGGGAACAAAATAGTCACCAATTTCCTCATCTATTGCTCTGCCTTCAGAGGTTCTCTGAGCAAACAGGATTTGGCCTTGTGTATGTGGAATAAGCAGTAAGTTGTCAGAGTGGAGTGAGCTGAGTATGCAATGACAACCACAAATCTGtcttcctttggttttcttgGCTTCTATCCAGCCCTTAACATTATTAATTAAGCAcagattgggtttttttgttgttgttgttaattTCCTTCACATTTAGCTTTTTTAAGGAGAATGAAATCTGTTATTTGCATCATATGGTACACACCTGTGTGCCAGTAGTGGTTGTGAGAGACCTCAAACTTAAAAATAGGAAGTGTCAGGACAAGAGGACAAGTTccctaaataaaataaatacttcagATCCTTCTCTGAAATTAAGCATATTCCAATAGATGTATCATAGACATCCCTTTTTAAAGATCTGTGACACAATAGAGATGTTAATGATTCTTGGAGAACAGGGCACTTTATTGTGTTGATCTCTATTTAGATATGCTTAATTTAGGAATTGTCAAATGATATGCACGACAGATCCCAGCTCCATTGGATATAACACACTAATCCATTATTGCAAAAGGCACTCAAAAGAAACTTCTGAAATACTTCACAGAGCCTTTTTTTAACATCCACTGGAATTACCAGGAATAGATTTATCTGATACTGACACTGGTGCCTCTGTGCAAACTCTCATTGCTAAAGTACAAATGCTCTGTGGCACAATAAGCTCTAAGCTCCTCTTCTATGACTTTAGTATCACTGACAATTTAAGATCATCTTCTAGAAATTCTCATCTATCACACAAATGTCTGCAGGGCAACTTAACATTGCTTTTGGCGATGTTCTTGAACCTCCTGTTCAACATTTAATTTCGAGTTGGTTATACATAGTTCTTTTGCAGTGGGCATTATTTAGAAATCAGCTCAAATGTGATCTGTTTTATAAAACATACCGTCACTGTCTCTCTGATGTACTGATGCATCATCTTCAATGTAAGAGAATTCTCTGCATTTCTCCAGGGAAGCAATGGATGATCTGCTTGCATCTGACAATTTCTTCTCATTTTTGGTACCCTTTGATGAAGTGTCTGTGATGCTGAATTCTGCGACAGAACTCATAACAATACCTTTCATAGGCTTTTCATCTGTGTGTTTTTCATTTGTAAGCTGGTTATCTGGTgggattaggaaaaaaaagactgtGATACCAAGGCAGAGATCTGAGAGAATAACATATGCAGAATTTTCAAACCTACAGTTGTTTACTTCCAAGGCCTAACCCTTCTCACCTAATGATTTCAGTCTCTTTACTGAGGTTTATTCATAGTAAAGATATTTGTGAACTTGCCTTCTAAGGTTTTCTCTTAAACCCAGAGGACTTAGAGGCTAAGTAATAATTCACTTCCAGTGGGTGGGATCAGgtttggaaagaaaacagaactatTGCCTCAGTTGACGTCTATTTAGACTTTGATATCCTAACTTGAGTTTGTGACATAAAAGAAGGCAAAACAATTATCTTGTTATTTTTCAGCTGCATCTTTGTTTCCCTAAATTAACAGCCAACAATGTGCACGTGGGCGGTACCTGGATGCAGATGTGCCAGCTCACCGTGGTTTATAATCCTGTAGCAAAGACAGCCAGATGGTCTCTGTTTAGCATCCAGATTCCTTATTTCATAACTTCATCCCCACTTGCGTTGTTGGCCTGGAAGTCAACTAGGAGATGGGATACTTCTCATGCTGTCAGCGTGCCAGAGAGGCAGCTCAAAAACCAGAGGGAGAGCTTAATTTTAAGCCCCAACTAGGGGAAAGGTTAAGAAGAGTTCTGAGTTCAATTTATTCTTGAAGAACTCCTCAGGCACAGATAAACATGGGTTGATATATAGTTTCACTCGATCTCTGAAGTGATCAAGTGGCCAAGAAACACGGTCATTCTCTCCATGGCGGGGATGATAATACCTCATCAGTTCTTATCTACAGCTGATTAACTCCTGCACCTCACATCAAGCACAGCCTCACTTTTTATCTCACTTAAATCTTGTGATATGCTTGCTCTTGAGCTATATACAGAAAATCAATCTTTACAAACACCTCAGTTGTGCAAATGCTACTTTCTAAGAAGAACAGTAAGTGGTCTGAAGTGGTTCAACTGCACTTGCCTGCAAGGAGTCTGAAGAGAGGCCCTGCATATCTCTTGGTTTTTATGTACCTTTGACTTCTGACCCATGTTAAGGAAAAgccaaggaaaggctgacagaGAGTGAAACCTTGATGAGACTGCAGCTGTTCCCCCAGTATCCTtgcagagagaggaggaaatgtggatgggatggatggattgCAGGGTGAGTGAAAAAACAGTGCAACCATAAGGCTTGAAGAGGGGAAGCAAGGATTTGAGAGATAAGTAGAATTGTTTTGTGAGTCCAAAAGACACAAGCCCTACCTGTTAGCCAATATCACAAATGGGTCCTGTTTGTTCACACTGAGAGCTACACCCAGGCTGAGCCTTTGGATACACACAGAGCAGATCAAAAGGCTTAGGCAAGAATAACTATTATTTTCCACTTTCAAAATCTGCCCAAAAATGTAAACTAGGTATGTTTTAATTCATGGTGTATTTGTTGAGTTCCCCAATTCTGCAGCAATACAATGGCCCACAGAATGCATTTAAGCATTCAAGAAGCGAGACTGAAAAAAAAGTCTGACAGAAGTAATCAGTAAATGCCAGACTGACATTTACTGTATCCACTGACTTCTACTATTCATACTTGGAGTCAATTTTTATTCTTGAAGTGCTGTTGAAGAGAAATCAAAACCAGAAATAGAAAGGCATAGACATAACCTGAATTTTTCAATACAGCACCATCAAACAAAAGGGTAACAAAAGCTGTCACTCAGGGACTCTTCTGTTTGTTAAAGCATACTACATCTTGGAAAATACAGTACATTTTAGTGTCAGACTCTTAGTTTGAAAAGCTCCCTTTCAGTAATGTTATACTTGTCTTGTACAGCTAGATCAAGTCTTCACGCAATCACTGTAACAAGCAACTTGCTATGACAAGCGAGATCCTTGCTTCCAGAAAACACTGCAGGAGAGGCTAAAGCATTGTACAATTATAGGTCTCCATTTCATTTTTATGCAATTACCTTCAGTTCAGCTGTGGGTCCATCTACGTTATGTCTTTTATCAATTTAATGTTTGCACAAAGTGTCTGAAGAAATAAAGATTGTGCTAgaccagcagaaaaaaaaaaggtggttagcacttttttttttcctattatagTTTTTGGTGGATGGAACAGTAGTAGGTTGAGAGTTTGGAACAAATAGATGTCGCCAAATaggctttaaaaatacattatataCCACTCATAGTATTTATGATTACTGTTAAATGAGAatataaaaaatcccaaattacaATTAGAAATGGGATGAGGGTCAAACTTTGCAACTCTCTTTCAAGAGCCTGTGTTCAGCCTACGATGTCCACATATGTCTGTGTTTTTAACATATAGAAATCAACCGCTGAAGTGAACTTATAGGGAAAAATAAGTGTATCATGATGAAGAAATCTCAGATTATTCAGTGTTAGACTGTTAGGCAGAGGCTGCTAAAGGTACACCCCCACAATGTGCCATTTTTAAATAGTATGAAGTGGCAACTTTCTTCTTCACATGGGGAAGCTGGGACTCGCCTTGGCTGTTGCAGTAGAAGactgggattgttcacccaTGTTTGTATTAAAGATAGTCTCAATACTCACatggaatttcttttttctttttggagtTGGGCAATTCACATGGCTGACTACATTCATGAAAGCACAAAGTAAATCACTTACTTTCCACTGATGCCAGCCCCAGATCCCTCTGGTTAATGGGGAGGAGCAGTGATACCAAGACTGGCATTTGCAGTATGTCCCCTGACCTCTATTTCTCTTCACTGGCTTTAGGCGCAAACCAGCAtcttgcagccctggagaagaggagTCTGCAGTTTCCCTGCATGCTTCTGAAATTAGATTTAGTATAGAGGTGTACAAGGGCTCTAAGTCTATTTTTGATAAGGGACAGAGGGTTTAAGaggtgctctgttctgctgaACAGGGACTGCAGCAATGCAGGTAATCCAAAGCAGCTCTTGGAGCAGCTGTTTAGGAGGAGActccactgaaggagaaggggaattgATCTCTGACCCTCCTAGGGCTCATCCACATTTTACAAGCAAAGGATAAGGGAGCCTGTGGCTCTACTCAATGCTGGCTTTTATTCCAGAACCATCCTGGCAGTGGCCCTTTGTCTCACACCCCTGTATCAAGGAGTCCCAAGGGTTAATGCTAAACTGCATGGAAAACTGTAGCAGTTTAGGACCTGtaactttttaattttccccTGAGGCATGTTGGTGTATGAGTGCAGCATTCATTATCCCGTGCCCTGCTGTCGCTACCTGTCTGTTTAATGTAGCACATGCTCATCACTGGAAGAGCTGTGTGCCATGTCCATTCTGCCCCCAGAtgacacaggcagagctgcatcTGACCTGATGGATGAAAACTTGTACATATGAAGGCTTGATCTGAGCACACTTGGTTCTCATAGAACCATGGAACCCAAACCTCAGGGTTTGACAGCAGTCCTTCaaaaaggcaaaagccaaagaaaaacaaaacactttttCTTGATCATTTAAGGGATATAATGGTCTGCCAGGGAGGGAGTATCTCTGCATGCATGGGGACATCAGCTTACCTGGATGGTCCTCACTGCTCGATGTCACTCCAGGGAGGGCCAGTAGAGGAAGGGAGCTGGTGCGACGGTCTTGgtggagagaagaaaacaaaattgaaGAGGGATAAGTGTCAAATGAATGTGGTTTGTCACAGCTATCACCCTCAGCCACTTAGTGACAGTCATTGACTTCTGGAGTTGTTGGTTGGAGGTCAAACAGAAACAAATCTGTCAAACAGAAGCTTCATTGCTGAGGGAGGTTACATGGCATGGGGTGCTGTTTGTGTTATCCTCTGTCTCTTTTcaggaaaggaagcaaaaaatAAACTGCCAAGACAGAAAGTTTCAAGAAGAGGTGAAGAGGATCACAGCAAACACAGCAATTCGGGTAGGTACAGAAAATTTGAGAGCTGGGAGGTCTGAGATGAAATGTGGGGCATCATCAATGCCCAAACACCTCAGAAACCTTAAATGAGGATCCCAAATCATGAGtaaaggaggagggaggaaattTAAGCCCAAACTCCAAGCTTCATGGCTTGTGAGTCTTGGTGAACAAGATGCCCAAGGTCCCTGCAGTGGCAAGCCCAGGTCCCCACCCGGAGCAATGCTGAGCTGCTCCACCTCAGATGCGCCTGCCAGGCTGTTCACTCCATGCCTAAGGCCTGGAGGCTTaaatctccttttcttctctctccaaGTGTCAGGTAGGCAAAGTAGGAAGGGGTGTGGGACTATCCCAGCAGTGAGTGCAGCAGATGGAGCAAACTGCATGGCAACTGCTGTTGCCCACATGGAGAGGCCGGAGGGAGCGTGGGCGCCATGGCCCAtcagaagggagctgctccagaccCATATATCACAGGGCCTTTCAGAGATTCGTGCCCATTACATTTTGCTGAGctcaggcagaaggatgcagggGATTTGGAGACTGTTTATTTTTGTCATGAGGAAACAGGAAATAGTACACAAGGCTATAAATATATCCCGGGCTTCAGATGACATCATGAACTCGTGCAAGTGCTTCACTACTGATTTACGATGATGGACTGGTAATTCACAGGAGCTTTGGGTTTACTTTATTTTGCTGTTGCAGTAACAAAGCTAATGGTGCAATCCCGGGAGGGGGTATTTTATCAATAGTGAATTTTTGACCTCATTGCATACATTGTAACTTCATGAATTAGTGACCCAGCTAACTGTAAAGCCTTCTATAGGCTTATTGTAAATCTATCACAGGACTGGCAAAAACTTTTGGCCCAGATCCTAAGCTCTGACAGGCATGTGTTGATGGACTGCATAGCAAGCACTTCCACTAATATTTCTCACTAATTATGCCatatattaagaaaaaatgaaTGAAGCCAATGTTTATATGCCGCTTTAACTGCTTTTCATATAAGAAAGCAACACAATCCCTAATAAATTTTCACCTTCAACATTTCTATTCATTATAATTTTTACCATGATGAATGAAGTTAGAActggagagggagggggttCATCTTGAAATCTGTTCAGTGAATGACTGAATTTACTTCCCTTCCCCAACTTGTGTCGAGGAAGGAGGGAACAGATGGACACAGGAAGAAGAGGGAGGCGAGTGCGGAACGAAGGAGATGGGTGAGGAACAGATGGAGTCAGGAGAAAGTGAAGAGGAGAGTCAGCAAGGATGGTAGAAAAGTTTTCCACTTGACCTTGAGTTGAAATGAAGATCTGCATGCAGCATGGGGCAGCTTTTTGGGTTGCatccttttttctctccatggCACTTAGCTATAAGGTCTTTTGGgccatcccagcagctcagtgCATCCCAGGAgacctgcagagccaggagctggactttcCCCAGGGGTCACCTGCTGCAGAAGGGCACCTGCACTGTGTTCAAGTCCTGTAATGGTAATGGCAGGGGAGGACTGTGTGCCAGCACAGGAACAAAAATGGGTTGGGATGTTGTAATTCTCCCAGGCATCCTAGCCAAGCCAGAAATTGGAGTTTATAATTTTGAAGAAGTGTACTACACCCAGTTTGTTAGGATCCAATAGCCAAAATATTCAGAGTAATTTATGGTTTTACCTGCTTGAAGCAAGACATTTGAGATGGCCTGATTTTCAGAATATGCTGAGCATCTGTGTTTTGATGTGTATTGAATTATATATCCCAAATCACTAGTAAGTCCTGGAAAATCTTGATTGTATTCTTAATTCAGTTAAATTGCCTGCATATACTCCACTGGTTCTGGCTTTGCTAGCTAAAGAATGGAAGAGGTGAAAGCTAAATATTGGCCATGTGTGTCATTCCCTTTGAAGAAAATGGGAGCCATGTGCACTCACCTAACAGCAATGTTTGGCCCCAACTATGATTTCACAGCTGGGCCCTAACTTCAGGAATGCCAAAGCACTAAATGACTCAATTGGAGTAATCTGATCAATGCTGTATTTTCGCTGTGGATTTAAATTGCACACACAGCAAGAGCAGAGTtggttttcttctctctcaAAATCACTTTTCTCTGCAGACTTGATAGCATAAATATGAAGTATTGCTCTCATCACAGAAATAAGTGAAATGGCAG
It encodes:
- the MDFIC2 gene encoding myoD family inhibitor domain-containing protein 2, whose product is MQTTTRGGEEKKPQTLSSKLADAGSKTNLAPHSRQAGSALLILSFCCVWGCWTPTPSQGSGQRLLCSAPEPCCSVPGWEIQMSEDETDKVKIKAAESFEHEKQNISWLKKDRRTSSLPLLALPGVTSSSEDHPDNQLTNEKHTDEKPMKGIVMSSVAEFSITDTSSKGTKNEKKLSDASRSSIASLEKCREFSYIEDDASVHQRDSDDECATLILACLFCQFWDFLIMLPDTCEHWLTDTCCPSNRYYQTSDEDHGSNDCNCDCDIDCSLFESCHETGECLELAMEISEVCYR